Proteins encoded within one genomic window of Haematobia irritans isolate KBUSLIRL chromosome 5, ASM5000362v1, whole genome shotgun sequence:
- the LOC142239809 gene encoding uncharacterized protein LOC142239809 yields the protein MATIRLECWIIRGKNVIKAHIRNCKKCILSRKTLQVQLMAALPPERTTISRPFTNTGVDYAGPFDLKTFSGRGSRISKGYVCLFICFASRAIHLEAVSDLSTVAFMAALTRFVSRRGCPSRIYLDNGRNFVGAAREIRRNFAKVIFEMKCESITRYGQQKLEWHFIPAGAPHMGGLWEAGVKSCKGHLKKIAGQIRLTFEEFSTVLTSIESCLNSRPLTPMSENIDDLAALTPAHFLIGASLLSPAEPEEIPSRTAILNRWRRVKIIQQDFCRRWKTDYLKELHKRNKWKRPQENLRLNDLVVLHQDTGFSNEWRLGRVTKLYPGSDGNVRVVDLRTQSGVITRPVHKLVLLPRES from the coding sequence ATGGCAACTATTCGCCTAGAGTGCTGGATAATAAGAGGGAAAAATGTCATTAAGGCACATATTCGAAATTGCAAGAAGTGCATCCTATCCCGTAAGACTCTGCAAGTTCAACTTATGGCCGCATTGCCTCCGGAGAGAACAACGATTAGTCGTCCATTTACTAATACTGGTGTTGATTATGCGGGTCCCTTTGACCTCAAGACCTTCTCGGGTCGAGGATCTAGGATATCTAAGGGATATGTTtgcttgtttatttgttttgctTCACGTGCGATCCACTTAGAGGCCGTAAGTGATCTCTCTACTGTCGCCTTTATGGCTGCTTTGACTCGTTTCGTGTCTCGGAGAGGTTGTCCCAGTCGAATATACTTGGATAACGGCCGCAACTTCGTCGGAGCTGCTCGAGAAATAcgacgaaattttgcaaaggtgaTTTTCGAGATGAAGTGTGAGTCTATCACCCGATACGGTCAACAGAAACTTGAATGGCATTTTATTCCCGCTGGCGCACCGCATATGGGTGGCCTTTGGGAAGCCGGCGTAAAAAGCTGCAAAGGTCACTTAAAGAAAATAGCGGGACAGATCCGTCTTACATTTGAGGAGTTCAGTACTGTACTGACGTCTATTGAGTCCTGCTTGAACTCACGGCCTCTGACCCCGATGTCAGAAAATATAGACGACTTGGCCGCGTTAACTCCAGCGCACTTTCTAATCGGAGCATCTTTATTGTCCCCAGCTGAGCCAGAGGAAATCCCCTCACGGACAGCGATCCTTAACCGTTGGAGAAGAGTAAAGATAATTCAGCAAGATTTCTGTCGAAGATGGAAAACGGATTATTTAAAGGAATTGCACAAAAGAAACAAATGGAAGCGACCTCAAGAAAACTTGCGGTTAAATGATTTGGTTGTACTACATCAAGATACTGGTTTTTCTAATGAGTGGCGACTAGGTCGGGTTACGAAACTATACCCCGGTAGCGATGGCAATGTTAGAGTGGTAGATTTACGGACACAATCAGGCGTAATCACCCGGCCTGTCCACAAATTAGTCCTTTTGCCTCGAGAGAGCTAA
- the LOC142239810 gene encoding uncharacterized protein LOC142239810: MGLLEEYIQQCEEIAFFEERLKSVESEGLNEHSIEAEKEELQNLWAEWKISYRKCISDPDSAKSDKATAKSKKSGAHNAYIRCVTIIGQWKDNLKIKSPPNNRNVTTSISVPPCDTQVFYGDYVSWPSFRDLFTAIYINNKKLSSVEKLYHLFQKTDGEAREINRNIPLTSEGFEIAWSNLKNQYENKRILINNQLRTLFSLPQCTQESASSLKKLQREITNCMSVLKLYKIDIGSWDPIFVFQCSSKLPKLTLSPWEQSIANKTELPKWEDLDRFLTERFQALESVSDIIGSNDSVPRQKYNNNSDKSKHYKVHHTKVNSIKCNLCKGPHKLQSCPKFLNMEFKNRISVVRRDKHCLKCLGLGHMAADCQGKSACVKCGANHHTLLHKEKSVGKEAEAVTSESPCSTHPLNTHSADQPSTSQNIQSYHTSVSNKTMLATAWVTITKYSLSQRVRALIDPCSDDTFISSRIQKMLKLPTKPISADISGLGGEHLTKCSKIALFTLCSAKNGFSAEVEALVVPDVTGNVPTHSFPNVGREDIRKLEFADPEFYKSAPVDILIGGNLYPMILLKGVEHGILGSLVAQETVFGWIVTGPSNNCTPKRLVRLSHCTRVSINEQMAKFWEIEEIPNRVTASEEDTICEEIYRSTTVRDSNGRYIVDLPFKSDSPPNLKLGQSRYIALSQFLRNEKSLSQKIDLRNMYDDVIKEYLYLGHMKSVQPPKDSSESGFYLPHHGVFKPDSATTKLRVVFNASCTSSNGKSLNDCLYTGPVLQKDIVSLILNWRLYKIVFNADISKMYRQILVNPNHAPFQRIMYRTSPEEEMQEFQLTTVTFGVNCAPYLALRTLLKLAEDEEHRFPVGAKILRESMYVDDALVGVHSIPDGLEARNELTEILKSGGFHLRKWTSNCKEILQNLPREYLLNEEFLNFDDKSNAKTLGIRWNATVFIS, encoded by the coding sequence ATGGGTTTACTAGAAGAATATATTCAACAGTGCGAAGAAATTGCTTTCTTTGAAGAACGGTTAAAGTCGGTTGAGTCGGAAGGTTTGAATGAGCACTCCATAGAAGCGGAAAAGGAAGAACTCCAGAATTTGTGGGCGGAGTGGAAAATTAGTTATAGAAAGTGTATCTCCGATCCCGATAGTGCAAAATCTGACAAAGCCACGGCGAAAAGTAAGAAGTCAGGGGCCCACAATGCTTACATTAGATGTGTGACAATTATTGGACAGTGGaaagataatttaaaaattaagtcTCCTCCAAATAATCGGAACGTGACTACATCGATTTCTGTCCCACCATGCGATACCCAAGTCTTTTATGGGGACTATGTTAGCTGGCCCAGTTTCAGGGATTTATTCACGGctatttatattaataataaaaaactaagcTCTGTTGAGAAACTGTATCATCTGTTTCAAAAAACAGATGGCGAAGCTAGggaaattaatagaaatataccCTTGACATCTGAGGGGTTCGAAATTGCATGGTCAAATTTAAAGAACcaatacgaaaataagcgcattCTCATAAACAATCAATTGCGAACCCTATTCAGTCTGCCACAATGCACACAAGAATCCGCATCTAGTCTCAAAAAGCTTCAAAGGGAGATTACAAATTGCATGTCCGTCctaaaactttataaaatagaTATAGGGTCTTGGGATCCCATATTTGTATTCCAATGCTCCTCAAAACTACCAAAACTCACTTTATCCCCATGGGAGCAATCAATTGCGAACAAAACTGAATTACCGAAGTGGGAAGATTTGGATAGGTTTTTGACGGAACGATTTCAGGCGCTCGAGAGCGTTTCTGACATTATAGGCTCCAATGATTCTGTCCCACGGCAAAAGTATAACAACAACAGCGATAAATCGAAACATTACAAAGTACATCATACAAAAGTGAACAGCATTAAGTGCAACTTGTGTAAGGGTCCACATAAATTGCAATCCTGCCCCAAATTTTTGAATATGGagtttaaaaatagaatttctgTGGTAAGAAGGGACAAGCACTGTTTGAAATGTTTAGGTCTGGGACATATGGCCGCAGATTGTCAAGGCAAATCGGCATGTGTCAAATGTGGCGCAAACCATCACACACTACTCCACAAGGAAAAATCGGTTGGGAAAGAAGCTGAGGCGGTTACGAGTGAAAGCCCTTGTTCGACTCATCCGTTGAATACCCACTCCGCCGATCAGCCTTCCACATCACAAAATATTCAGTCATACCATACTTCTGTCTCGAATAAAACAATGTTGGCAACTGCATGGGTGACAATTACTAAATATAGTTTGTCTCAAAGAGTAAGGGCGTTGATTGATCCCTGTTCTGATGACACTTTCATATCTTCACGAATTCAGAAGATGTTAAAGTTGCCAACAAAACCTATTTCCGCGGACATTTCAGGCCTTGGGGgtgaacatttgacaaaatgttcaaagaTTGCGCTTTTTACACTTTGCTCGGCTAAAAATGGTTTTTCTGCAGAAGTTGAAGCGTTGGTAGTGCCAGATGTTACTGGAAACGTACCCACACATTCATTTCCAAATGTTGGCAGAGAGGATATTCGAAAATTGGAATTTGCAGACCCCGAATTCTATAAAAGTGCCCCAGTTGACATCCTCATTGGAGGAAACTTGTACCCCATGATTCTTCTCAAAGGAGTCGAACATGGAATTCTTGGTTCTTTGGTGGCTCAAGAAACCGTTTTTGGATGGATAGTGACTGGTCCATCAAACAACTGTACTCCCAAGCGTTTGGTTCGATTATCTCATTGCACAAGGGTGTCAATTAATGaacaaatggcaaaattttgggaaattgagGAGATTCCGAACAGAGTTACTGCTTCGGAGGAGGATACCATTTGCGAAGAGATTTATCGTTCAACGACTGTGCGTGATTCCAATGGTAGATATATTGTGGATTTGCCTTTCAAATCAGATTCCCCACCGAATTTGAAACTCGGACAAAGTAGATATATCGCATTGAGCCAGTTTCTAAGGAATGAAAAATCTCtgtcccaaaaaattgatttgaGAAATATGTATGATGATGTCATAAAGGAATATTTGTACCTGGGACATATGAAATCTGTCCAACCACCGAAAGATAGTTCTGAAAGTGGATTTTATCTGCCTCACCATGGCGTGTTTAAGCCGGACAGTGCAACTACGAAATTGAGGGTTGTTTTTAATGCCTCTTGCACTTCATCGAATGGCAAAAGTTTGAATGATTGTTTGTATACTGGCCCAGTGTTGCAAAAAGATATTGTCTCTCTCATTTTAAATTGGCGTTTGTACAAGATAGTATTTAATGCGGACATTTCCAAAATGTATCGGCAGATACTTGTGAATCCGAATCATGCCCCGTTCCAGCGGATAATGTACAGAACGTCACCTGAAGAAGAGATGCAAGAATTTCAACTAACTACAGTAACTTTCGGCGTGAATTGTGCGCCTTACTTAGCTTTGAGGACATTACTGAAATTAGCAGAGGATGAGGAACATCGATTTCCTGTTGGGGCTAAGATTTTAAGAGAAAGCATGTATGTTGATGATGCTTTGGTAGGAGTCCATTCTATCCCTGATGGCTTAGAGGCTAGAAATGAGTTGACTGAAATTTTGAAGTCAGGAGGATTCCATTTGCGTAAATGGACCTCCAATTGTAaagaaattcttcaaaatttaccTCGGGAGTATTTGTTAAATGAGGAATTCCTAAACTTTGATGACAAGAGCAATGCTAAAACGTTGGGAATTAGGTGGAACGCGACTGTTTTTATTTCGTAA